A genomic region of Canis lupus baileyi chromosome 17, mCanLup2.hap1, whole genome shotgun sequence contains the following coding sequences:
- the KBTBD7 gene encoding kelch repeat and BTB domain-containing protein 7 yields the protein MQSREEAPRPRRLASPRGGRRPKRISKPSVSAFFTGPEELKDAAHSAALLAQLKSFYDARLLCDVTIEVVTPGSGPGTGRLFPCNRNVLAAACPYFKSMFTGGMYESHQANVTMHDVDAESFEVLVDYCYTGRVSLSEANVERLYAASDMLQLEYVREACASFLARRLDLANCTAILKFADAFDHHKLRSQAQSFIAHNFRQLSRMGSVREESLADLSLAQLLSILRLDSLDIESERTVCHVAVQWLEAAPKERGPSAAEVFKCVRWTHFREEDQDYLEGLLTKPIVKKYCLDLIEGALQMRYGDKLCKALVPKPDSSSSCVVPTAENPPQRLGMCAKEMVIFFGHPRDPFLCYDPYSGDIYTMPSPLTSLAHTKTVTSSAVCVSPDHDIYLAAQPRKDLWVYKPAQNSWQQLADRLLCREGMDVAYLNGYIYILGGRDPITGVKLKEVECYSVQRNQWALVAPVPHSFYSFELIVVQNYLYAVNSKRMLYYDPGHNTWLNCASLKRSDFQEACVFNDEIYCICDIPVMKVYNPARGEWRRISNIPLDSETHNYQIVNHGQKLLLITSTTPQWKKNRVTVYEYDTREDQWINIGTMLGLLQFDSGFICLCARVYPSCLEPGQSFITEEDDARSESSTEWDLDGFSELDSESGSSSSFSDDEVWVQVAPQGNAQDHQGSL from the coding sequence ATGCAGTCCCGGGAAGAGGCTCCGCGCCCCCGCCGCCTGGCCAGTCCCCGCGGCGGCAGGCGGCCCAAGAGGATCTCCAAGCCCTCGGTCTCGGCTTTCTTCACGGGCCCGGAGGAGCTGAAGGACGCGGCTCACTCCGCAGCCCTCCTGGCGCAGCTCAAGTCCTTCTACGACGCGCGGCTGCTGTGCGACGTGACCATCGAGGTGGTGACGCCCGGCAGCGGGCCCGGCACCGGCCGCCTCTTCCCCTGCAACCGGAACGTGCTGGCGGCCGCGTGTCCCTACTTCAAGAGCATGTTCACGGGCGGCATGTACGAGAGCCACCAGGCGAACGTGACCATGCACGACGTGGACGCCGAGTCCTTCGAGGTGCTGGTCGACTACTGCTACACGGGCCGCGTGTCGCTGAGCGAGGCCAACGTGGAGCGCCTCTACGCGGCCTCCGACATGCTGCAGCTCGAGTACGTGCGGGAGGCCTGCGCCTCCTTCCTGGCCCGCCGCCTCGACCTGGCCAACTGCACCGCCATCCTCAAGTTCGCCGACGCCTTCGACCATCATAAGCTGCGATCCCAGGCCCAGTCCTTCATAGCCCACAATTTCAGGCAGCTCAGCCGGATGGGCTCAGTAAGGGAGGAGAGCCTGGCGGATCTGAGCTTGGCCCAGCTGCTGTCCATCCTGCGCCTGGATAGTCTAGACATCGAGAGCGAGCGGACCGTGTGTCACGTGGCCGTGCAGTGGCTGGAGGCGGCTCCCAAGGAGCGCGGACCCAGCGCTGCGGAAGTCTTCAAGTGTGTCCGCTGGACACACTTCAGAGAAGAGGATCAGGATTACCTGGAGGGGCTGCTGACCAAGCCCATTGTGAAAAAGTACTGTCTGGACCTTATCGAGGGGGCCCTGCAGATGCGCTATGGTGACAAGCTGTGCAAGGCTCTGGTGCCCAAACCAGATAGCAGCAGCAGCTGTGTTGTGCCCACAGCAGAAAACCCACCCCAGAGGCTGGGTATGTGTGCCAAGGAGATGGTGATCTTCTTTGGACATCCCCGAGATCCCTTTCTGTGCTACGACCCATACTCAGGGGACATTTACACCATGCCATCCCCTTTAACCAGCTTGGCTCACACCAAGACTGTCACTTCCTCAGCTGTCTGCGTCTCTCCAGACCATGACATCTACCTGGCCGCGCAGCCCAGGAAGGACCTCTGGGTGTACAAGCCAGCCCAGAATAGTTGGCAGCAGCTGGCCGACCGCCTGCTGTGCCGGGAGGGCATGGATGTGGCCTACCTCAATGGCTACATCTACATTTTGGGTGGGCGAGACCCCATTACCGGTGTTAAACTGAAGGAAGTGGAGTGCTACAGTGTCCAGAGAAACCAGTGGGCACTGGTGGCTCCTGTACCCCATTCCTTCTATTCGTTTGAACTAATAGTGGTTCAGAACTATCTTTATGCTGTGAACAGTAAGCGCATGCTCTACTATGACCCGGGCCACAATACATGGCTGAACTGTGCTTCTCTTAAACGTAGTGACTTTCAGGAAGCCTGTGTCTTCAATGATGAGATCTACTGTATCTGCGACATCCCGGTCATGAAGGTCTACAACCCAGCCAGGGGAGAATGGAGGCGGATTAGTAATATCCCCTTGGACTCAGAGACCCACAACTACCAGATTGTCAATCATGGCCAAAAGTTGCTCCTCATTACTTCTACCACCCCTCAGTGGAAAAAAAACCGGGTGACTGTTTATGAATACGATACTAGGGAAGACCAGTGGATTAATATAGGTACCATGTTAGGTCTTTTGCAGTTTGACTCTGGCTTTATTTGCCTCTGTGCTCGTGTTTATCCTTCCTGCCTTGAACCTGGACAGAGTTTTATCACTGAGGAAGATGATGCACGGAGTGAGTCTAGTACTGAATGGGACTTAGATGGATTCAGTGAGCTGGACTCGGAGTCAGGAAGTTCAAGTTCTTTTTCCGATGATGAAGTCTGGGTGCAGGTGGCACCTCAGGGAAATGCACAGGATCATCAGggttctttgtaa
- the LOC140608100 gene encoding small ribosomal subunit protein uS10-like — translation MAFKDTGKTPVEPEVAIHRIRITLTSRNVKSLEKVCADLIRGAKEKNLKVKGPVRMPTKTLKITTRQTPCGEGSKIWDRFQMRIHKRLIDLHNPSEIVKQITSISIEPEVEVEVTIADA, via the coding sequence ATGGCATTTAAAGACACTGGGAAGACACCCGTAGAACCAGAGGTGGCGATTCACCGAATTAGAATTACTCTAACCAGCCGCAACGTCAAATCTTTGGAAAAGGTGTGTGCTGACTTGATCAGAGGtgcaaaggaaaagaatctcaaagtGAAAGGACCAGTGCGGATGCCTACCAAGACTCTGAAAATCACTACAAGACAGACTCCTTGTGGTGAAGGTTCTAAGATTTGGGATCGTTTTCAGATGAGGATCCACAAGCGACTCATTGATCTGCACAATCCTTCTGAGATTGTTAAGCAGATTACCTCCATCAGTATTGAGCCTGAAGTCGAGGTTGAAGTCACCATCGCAGATGCTTAA